The Leptospira hartskeerlii genome contains a region encoding:
- a CDS encoding cAMP/cGMP-dependent 3',5'-cyclic-AMP/GMP phosphodiesterase yields MLKEQTRGYIELPRGGYLVETSEGFFQIGSPPETIKDTMAEKKTPLVFILPNKFFHVEKGISTAELEFPIYFNFFLRQKKTTIICTAEQKDQLITVLKESLMGPEEINLESEYLDGAESFGFPDMKAEMGYFRGYKGLDDVVDFQVFDRDNMVNLGKVLVRKLPSGDFRITDGTKETEIPGEVGFNIKYEIGHRLEEPFQAPLLGITCLGPSHGFDPEDNTSGFIIWLNHQGIMVDPPVNSTEWLRMSNVNPKLINHVILTHCHADHDAGTFQKIMEETKITIHATATVMESFIRKYSALTKIPRKELLELFNFQQIIIGRPAMINGGEFNFHYALHSIPSVGFEFFFQDQSFVYTSDHLNEPEVHDKMYEKGVLPESRWKFLKEFPWDRRIIYHEAGIPPLHTRVSYLASLPPEIQEKITVYHIARTDMPADTKLKLARFGIENTVYPEITPPKHMEAYNLLDILSQIDIFSGFPIEKAKEFLLIVREEKYKRGDQIIKKGTPGDKFYIIASGNVKFEGLLGDSDIAPIKRYGQYEYFGEASLVLDLPRAADVFAETDVVALTIEKNKFLQFIRNTDLRQNLIRLNSIRDSNSWKTLLDSRHFKGLTSHQVTQLEMIMRLSKVNKGSVLITEKAFYHEAYIIRHGKVSVYQHGKKLAELTDGDFVGEIYSISKKLVSNYTFQAESETELFSISQNELIQYIKRNPGVYMRMNTVY; encoded by the coding sequence AAAGACACCCCTGGTATTTATACTTCCTAATAAATTTTTCCATGTAGAAAAGGGGATCAGCACTGCAGAGCTTGAATTCCCGATTTACTTTAACTTCTTCTTAAGACAAAAAAAGACCACGATCATTTGTACTGCGGAACAAAAAGATCAGCTCATCACAGTACTTAAAGAATCCTTAATGGGTCCTGAAGAGATCAATCTGGAATCGGAATATCTAGACGGTGCAGAATCTTTCGGCTTTCCTGATATGAAAGCGGAGATGGGTTATTTTAGAGGATACAAAGGACTAGACGATGTAGTCGACTTTCAAGTATTCGATAGAGATAATATGGTCAACCTGGGAAAGGTTTTGGTACGTAAACTTCCTTCAGGTGATTTTAGAATTACTGATGGTACTAAAGAAACCGAGATCCCTGGAGAAGTCGGATTCAATATTAAGTATGAGATCGGTCATAGACTAGAGGAGCCTTTCCAAGCACCTTTACTTGGGATTACTTGTCTCGGACCTTCTCATGGATTCGATCCTGAGGACAACACTTCCGGTTTTATTATCTGGTTGAACCACCAAGGTATTATGGTGGATCCACCTGTAAATTCTACAGAGTGGCTTCGCATGTCCAATGTGAATCCTAAACTTATCAACCACGTTATTCTCACTCACTGCCACGCAGATCATGACGCAGGAACCTTCCAAAAAATTATGGAAGAGACCAAGATCACTATTCACGCTACTGCAACGGTGATGGAAAGTTTTATACGTAAATATTCCGCACTTACTAAGATCCCCCGTAAGGAACTATTGGAACTTTTCAATTTCCAACAAATCATCATAGGAAGACCTGCGATGATTAACGGCGGAGAATTCAATTTTCATTATGCATTACATTCTATTCCTTCCGTAGGATTTGAATTCTTCTTCCAAGACCAATCTTTTGTGTATACTTCCGATCATTTGAATGAACCTGAAGTTCACGATAAGATGTATGAGAAGGGAGTTCTTCCTGAATCTCGCTGGAAATTCTTAAAGGAATTTCCTTGGGACAGAAGGATTATTTATCATGAGGCTGGAATTCCTCCTCTTCATACAAGAGTTAGTTATTTAGCCAGTTTGCCTCCTGAGATCCAGGAAAAGATCACTGTGTATCATATCGCAAGAACGGATATGCCTGCGGATACCAAACTCAAACTGGCTCGTTTTGGAATAGAGAACACTGTTTATCCGGAGATCACTCCTCCTAAACATATGGAGGCTTATAACCTTCTAGACATCTTAAGCCAAATAGATATTTTCAGCGGTTTCCCGATAGAGAAGGCGAAGGAATTCCTATTGATCGTCCGCGAAGAAAAATACAAGCGCGGAGATCAGATCATAAAGAAGGGAACTCCTGGCGATAAATTCTATATTATCGCTTCCGGGAATGTAAAATTCGAAGGACTACTTGGAGATTCCGATATAGCGCCCATTAAACGATATGGACAGTATGAATATTTCGGCGAGGCTTCTCTCGTATTAGATCTTCCTAGGGCAGCGGACGTTTTTGCGGAAACAGATGTAGTAGCTCTTACAATTGAGAAGAATAAGTTCTTACAGTTTATCAGAAATACGGACCTAAGACAAAATTTAATAAGACTGAACAGCATTCGTGATAGTAACTCTTGGAAAACACTGTTAGATTCACGCCACTTCAAAGGACTTACAAGCCATCAGGTCACTCAATTAGAAATGATCATGAGACTTTCTAAGGTGAACAAAGGTTCAGTGCTTATCACGGAAAAAGCGTTTTACCACGAGGCATATATTATTCGTCATGGAAAAGTAAGCGTATATCAACACGGCAAAAAATTGGCCGAGTTGACCGATGGAGATTTCGTGGGAGAGATTTACTCGATATCCAAAAAGCTGGTGTCCAATTACACGTTCCAAGCGGAATCAGAAACTGAATTGTTCTCTATTTCTCAGAACGAACTCATCCAGTACATTAAACGGAATCCCGGCGTTTACATGAGAATGAATACCGTCTATTGA
- a CDS encoding acyl-CoA dehydrogenase family protein: MERVLQFTEEHEAFRDMARKFFETEVAPHHHEWEKVGMVPKELWKKAGASGLLCPDVPEEYGGSGADFLYNVVVIEESSRSGNSGFFVSLHNDVIAPYISAYGNDEQKKRWLPGCCSGDSILAVAMTEPGAGSDLKNIRTSAVDKGDHYVVNGQKTFISNGQLANLVITAVKHENGTISLVMIEEGMKGFERGRNLEKIGLKAQDTSELYFNDVVVPKENVIGKGGQGFRYLMMKLAQERLVLAIAAVEATALVQRMTLKYIKERMAFGKKIGSFQHIKFQMAEMATELEMCRTFVDKVVSEHIAGKKLTVEASMAKYYSTEMQKRHTDLCLQFFGGYGYMMEYPIARAYLDARIQTIYAGTTEIMKEIIGGSLGL; this comes from the coding sequence ATGGAAAGAGTCCTACAATTTACCGAAGAGCATGAAGCTTTTCGAGATATGGCACGCAAGTTTTTCGAAACTGAAGTAGCTCCTCATCATCATGAATGGGAAAAAGTCGGAATGGTCCCGAAAGAACTTTGGAAAAAAGCGGGAGCAAGCGGACTGCTGTGCCCTGATGTTCCGGAAGAATACGGCGGATCAGGTGCGGACTTCCTATATAACGTTGTTGTAATAGAAGAATCTTCCAGATCAGGAAACAGCGGATTTTTCGTATCTCTTCACAACGATGTGATCGCACCGTATATCAGTGCTTATGGAAACGATGAACAAAAGAAAAGATGGTTACCTGGTTGTTGCAGTGGAGACAGCATTTTAGCGGTCGCTATGACTGAACCTGGAGCAGGTTCTGACCTCAAAAATATCAGAACTAGCGCCGTGGATAAAGGAGATCATTATGTGGTCAACGGTCAAAAAACATTTATTTCCAACGGACAGCTTGCAAATTTAGTAATTACCGCCGTGAAACATGAAAACGGCACGATTTCGCTTGTTATGATAGAAGAGGGGATGAAAGGTTTCGAAAGAGGCCGTAATCTCGAGAAGATCGGGCTTAAAGCTCAGGATACCTCGGAATTATACTTCAACGACGTAGTAGTTCCTAAAGAGAATGTAATCGGAAAAGGCGGACAAGGTTTCCGTTATTTGATGATGAAACTCGCTCAAGAGCGTCTCGTACTAGCGATTGCAGCGGTAGAAGCCACTGCACTAGTACAAAGAATGACTCTAAAATATATTAAAGAGAGGATGGCTTTCGGGAAAAAAATCGGAAGTTTTCAACACATCAAATTTCAAATGGCGGAGATGGCTACGGAACTGGAAATGTGCCGCACCTTCGTCGACAAAGTGGTTTCGGAGCATATTGCTGGAAAAAAATTAACTGTAGAGGCTTCTATGGCTAAGTATTATTCCACTGAGATGCAAAAACGTCATACTGACCTTTGTCTCCAATTCTTTGGAGGGTACGGCTATATGATGGAATACCCGATCGCAAGAGCGTATTTGGA